One segment of Acropora muricata isolate sample 2 chromosome 8, ASM3666990v1, whole genome shotgun sequence DNA contains the following:
- the LOC136927081 gene encoding uncharacterized protein: MKTSRDSPKSCKKVLTPEIRKAENVPSGMQIKEGVDHKVIEHLTSLPTVFEGKTAEKTRKFSTREHWSNIGNLRKFGSLNDVRAESIQPLSPFLTRYSSPEDLQDETPVEVRNSNRKISSPFPTHNFMSPVFGRKRRTLSESPAEALISPVITRRSFGIQPLNKRVFSCPLISTDLNERVRSVIPSSPVSPRHKTADVNSLKYSETQSGTKLGMASFGGSSDFTSTEPEKLPRISQTRSSSMLVQVHQTPTESARERFNVSPVMGQSADAFNNNNSQCDVTDKVQYFLHTLSLEEDIDQ, translated from the exons ATGAAGACTTCGAGAGATTCTCCTAAGAGCTGCAAAAAGGTCTTGACGCCTGAAATAAGGAAGGCCGAAAACGTGCCAAGTGGAATGCAAATAAAGGAAGGCGTCGACCACAAAGTCATCGAACACCTCACCAGTTTGCCAACTGTGTTTGAAGGCAAGACTGCAGAGAAAACGAGAAAGTTCTCCACTCGAGAGCATTGGTCAAATATTG GTAATCTACGAAAATTTGGTTCATTAAATGACGTCAGAGCTGAAAGTATTCAACCGCTCTCCCCATTCCTCACGCGATATTCATCCCCGGAGGATCTGCAGGATGAAACGCCTGTGGAAGTTCGCAATTCGAACCGTAAAATTTCAAGTCCTTTTCCCACGCATAACTTTATGAGTCCCGTGTTTGGAAGAAAGAGACGAACTCTTTCAGAATCACCGGCTGAAGCACTCATCAGCCCTGTCATAACACGGCGAAGTTTCGGTATTCAACCACTGAATAAACGAGTATTTTCATGTCCGCTGATTTCAACTGATTTAAACGAGCGAGTTAGATCAGTTATACCGTCGTCACCAGTCTCACCGCGTCATAAAACTGCAGACGTCAACTCTCTAAAGTATTCAGAAACTCAAAGTGGAACTAAATTGGGAATGGCTTCTTTTGGCGGAAGTTCTGACTTCACCTCAACTGAGCCAGAGAAGTTACCGCGGATTTCGCAAACTCGCTCCTCTTCCATGTTGGTTCAAGTTCATCAAACACCTACTGAGAGTGCGCGCGAACGATTCAATGTAAGTCCTGTGATGGGACAATCCGCTGACGCgtttaacaataacaacagccAGTGTGATGTCACAGACAAAGTTCAGTACTTCCTTCACACTTTGTCGTTAGAAGAAGATATAGATCAATAA